GGAATCTTGAGCACCACCTTGCCGTCCAGTGTCGGCACTTCCAGCTCGCCACCCAGGCAGGCGGTGGGAAAACTGATCGGCACTTCGCAATACAGGTCGGCGCCGTCACGGGTGAAGATCGCATGCTCCTTCACGCCGATGTGTACGTAGAGATCACCCGGCGGCCCCCCGCCCTCTCCCGCTTCGCCCTCGCCGGACAGACGGATGCGGTCGCCGGTGTCCACGCCGGGCGGGATCTTGACCGAAAGCGTCTTGGTTTCCTGCACGCGGCCCTGGCCGTAGCAGACCCGGCATGGATCGGAGACGTGTTGGCCAGTGCCGCGGCAGGTCGGGCAGGTCTGCTGGACGGAGAAGAAGCCCTGCTGCATGCGGACGGCGCCCTGGCCGTGGCAGGTCGGGCAGGTCACGGGTGAACTGCCTTTCTTGGCGCCGGAACCCTCGCACTCGGAGCACGAAACCCAGGTCGGTACCTTGATCTTGGTTTCGGTGCCGGCCACGGCCTCTTCCAGCGTCAGCTCGAGGTTATAGCGCAGGTCGGCGCCGCGCTGTCCGCGGCCACGGCGGCGACCTGCGCCGCCGCCGAAGATGTCGCCGAAGACGTCGCCGAAGACGTCGCTGAAATTATCGCCGGTGAACCCGAAGCCGCCGCCTCCGCCCATCGAGGGATCAACGCCGGCATGGCCGA
This portion of the Methylococcus mesophilus genome encodes:
- the dnaJ gene encoding molecular chaperone DnaJ; its protein translation is MAKEDYYETLGVPRNASDSDIKTAFRRLAMKYHPDRNKDNPEAEERFKSAKEAYEVLSDPKKRSAYDQFGHAGVDPSMGGGGGFGFTGDNFSDVFGDVFGDIFGGGAGRRRGRGQRGADLRYNLELTLEEAVAGTETKIKVPTWVSCSECEGSGAKKGSSPVTCPTCHGQGAVRMQQGFFSVQQTCPTCRGTGQHVSDPCRVCYGQGRVQETKTLSVKIPPGVDTGDRIRLSGEGEAGEGGGPPGDLYVHIGVKEHAIFTRDGADLYCEVPISFPTACLGGELEVPTLDGKVVLKIPSETQTGRLFRVRGKGVKPVRGGVAGDLLCRVRVETPVHLNKEQTELIRQLDESLRGGGSHHSPQAHGWLDGVKQFFDRLGL